The Bartonella bovis 91-4 sequence AAGAAGTTTTTTCATTTCTCCCCAAATACGCTCAGATGAAAGTTTGTGCAGACCTTGTTTCAAAGAAATGCATGCTTTCAACCCTTGCGTATCAGGTCGCCCTTCCCCATACCAAGCAAAAAAACGAAAAAAACGTAAAATACGTAAATAATCTTCACAAATACGATCCTTCGCAACACCTATAAAACGTATCGTTTTGCTTTCAATATCATTCAAGCCTCCCACTTCATCATAAAGTTGACCAGATGCATCACAATAAAGCGCATTGATGGTAAAATCTCGTCGTTGAGCGTCCTTTTTCCAATCGCGACAAAAGGAAACTTTTGCATAACGACCATCTGTTTCAATGTCAGAGCGAAGCGTTGTAACTTCATAGCAACGAGATTCGATGACGACTGTCACTGTACCAAAATCAACACCTGTAGGAATAGCTTTAAATCCTTCTTGTTCTACACGCTTTATAACCTGCTGCGGCAAACAGGTCGTAGCAATATCAATATCGCTAATGGGTTGATTCAAGAGTTGATTACGTACTGCACCACCAACAATACGTGCCTCTTCACCATCCAATGATAAAATGCAAAGAAGTGTTTGGATATGGTCATTCTGCAACCAACCAACTTGTCTGAAATTTTGTGGTATGCTCATCCACTTAACCTTTTGAACAAATTCTTAACACTTCTCTCTATTTAGTAATCTTATCGCACAATAATTTGTAACACGTTTCTTATGAGCTATAACTCCTCCTTCATTAATACACTTCTCCATCTGTGCACGAATAAAAAAAACATCTTACCATACTTCTTTTCTCTTCATTTTCTGTTACAAATTATACAATATTTATTATCGTATAAAAGAAATCACTACTTTGCGACAACTGTCTTTAAGGAAACAATATGAGTCAAGATGATACGTTATCTAATTCCACCGAAAAGATTAATATAAATAAAGATATCAAATCGATCGTTGATGATATTGATGCGGCCTATAAAAAATTAGTCACCCTACAAAAAACGATTGACAAAGTTATTTTCGGTCAAAGTCACGTGATTGAATATACTTTAACAGCCATTTTGGCTGGGGGGCACGCCCTTCTTGTTGGTGTTCCAGGGCTGGCTAAAACACGCCTTGTTGAAACATTAAGCCTTGTTCTAGGGCTTGATGGAAAACGTATCCAATTCACACCAGATTTAATGCCATCAGATATTATCGGTTCTGAAATTATGGACTTAGATAAAAACGGTAAACGCTTTTTTCGTTACATCCAAGGCCCTGTTTTTGCACAACTTCTTATGGCAGATGAAATTAACCGTGCTTCTCCTCGTACTCAATCAGCTCTTTTGCAAGCCATGCAAGAATATCACGTCACTATTGCCGGTACTCGTTATGATTTGCCAAAACCTTTTCATGTATTTGCAACACAAAATCCTCTCGAACAAGAAGGAACCTACCCACTTCCTGAAGCACAACTTGATCGCTTTTTGATGCAAATTGATATTGATTATCCTGATCTTACTACGGAACGGCGCATTATTTTAGAAACAACAGGTCAAAAAAGCCAAACTGTAAAACCAGTTTTATCAACCCAAAAATTACAAACAATTCAAACAATCGTCCGCAAAATACCTATTTCTGAAAATATTGTTGAAGCCATTTTGAAACTAGTGCGTTCAGCTCGTCCAAACGAGGACAATCCCTTTGCAAATACTTATATTGCTTGGGGACCTGGACCTCGAGCTTCACAAGCTCTTTCACTTTGTGCTCGCGCCCGTGCTCTTTATCACGGACGTTTATCCCCCTCACTTGACGATATTAAAGCATTAGCTTATCCTGTATTACAACACCGCATGGCACTTAATTTTTCTGCACGTGCTGATAATATAGCTGTCAAAGATATTATTGCTAAGCTTGTGAAAGATACTCTTTAATGGCTATTGGCAAAAAAGTTTCTAAGAAAGACCCACTATCGTTTATTGCAAAACTGCATAAAGATGTAGGAAATATGCCTCATCTTCTTTTACAAGCACGCCTTATTGCTAATACACTAATGGCTGGTTACTATAGCCAACGTAAACGTGGTAATGGAGATAATTTCTGGCAATTTCGTCTGTATGTCGAAGGAGAATCCACAACACATATCGATTGGCGTCGTTCTGCACGTGATGAACACACTTACTTACGTGAACGCGAATGGGAAACAGCACAAACAGTTTGGATTTGGCCAGATCAAAGTGCTTCTATGCATTATTGTTCACGCTTTTCTAAAATTTCCAAAGGCAATTATGCGATTATTCTTTCCCTTGCACTGGCAACACTTCTTGCACGAGATGGTCAATATATAGCTATTCCTGATCTAATGGCTCCCACCATAACATCTAATGTAGCAGAACGCATGGCAATGGCTTTAACAAATCATCAAGTTGAAAATTCATTTCCAGATTTCTCGGCTATTAACCGCTTTTCACAAGTCATCATAATTAGCGATTTTCTTGATCAGTCTGAAAAAATCATTCAACATTTAAGAATTTTGGTGGCAAAACAAGTGAATGTGCATTTAATTGAAGTTGCAGATCCTGCAGAAGAGAGCTTTCCCTACAAAGGACGTACAGAATTTTTCGACCCTGAAACTAAGCAAAAGCTTCTTTTAGGAAAAGCAGAAAGCTTCCGTAAACATTATTGCAAACTCTACCAAAAAAGACGGGAAAAATTAATAAATTTCTGCTCACACCAAGGGTGGAGTTACCATGTAAACACAACTGACCGACCTTTAAAAGAAACTATCTTGCAACTTACAAATAGAATGAATGCCTCTGTACCTTATACAGGGAGGGCACTTTGAGTTTTGAAGCTCCCTTAGTTTTGCTCGGGCTTTTGGCCTTACCATTTATTTGGTGGTTGTTGCGGACAACACCTTCCACGCCTCATAAAGAGCTTTTTCCTCCTTTGCGCCTCTTGCTTAAACGAACTAATCAGCAAGAAACAGCCAACCATACACCTTGGTGGTTGTTATTGCTACGGCTCATTATAATAGCATTAATTACTATCGCCTTAGCACTCCCTATATGGAACAAAAATCCTGTTATTCTTTCGGGATCTCAACCGTTGGCACTTATTATTGATAATGGGTGGGCTTCTGCTGAAGAATGGAAAAAACGTATTACCGTTGCAAAATCCCTACTTGTACAAGCAGAAAAACATAAAAAAGATATTTATTTACTTGCAACAGCTGAAAACAACACCCAAGAAATTGGCCCCCTTTCTGTAGAAGTTGCAAGGCAACATTTAATGCATTTGCAACCTCACCCCTGGCCTGTCAATCGTGTGCAAGCATTTAAAAAGCTTATTGAAAAAACTGGCAAAAAACCTCTTGATATTGCTTACTTAAGTGATGGTTTACAAACAAATGAAGATAAACAAATCTTCACTTTCATTGAACAATTAAAGCCTAAAACACTCCTATGGTATTCAGCTGATATTTCTAACTTGATTGGCATAACAGGCATAATCAATAACGATGGAAATATGGCAGCACGCGTTATTCGTGCAGCCACTCATGATAAGTCTATGACAACATTAAGCCTTTATGATTTCAAAAGTCAGCTTCTTGGGCGTTTTACGGTAAACTTTCATGAAGGAGAAACAACAGCCCTTGTTCCTCTCAACTTACCGCTTGAATTACGTAATGACATTGCATGGATAAAAATTGATAACCACGCTCAAGCTGCTGCGACTTTTTTAATTGATAGCCGTAACCAAATAAGTCGTGTTGCTCTTCTGTCACCAAATATTAATGAAATGGTGCAGCCTTTACTGTCTCCACTTTACTATGTCATAAAAGCATTGCAGGAACATGCACAGATTATAACAGCTGGCGGAAGAGAACTTTCAATTGATATTGATCATTTACTCAAACAAAATCCGTCTGTTTTCATTATGGGTGACATTGCTAATATGTCAAAAACAGCAGAAAAAAAGCTATCTAATTTTGTGAATAAAGGGGGGGTGCTTATCCGTTTTGCTGGAGAGAATCTAAGTTCTGCAGAACAATATGACAGCTTACTACCTGTGCCATTACGTTCTGGTGAACGTTATCTTGGAAGTACTATGTCGTGGGCAAAACCACAAAAATTAGCACCTTTTGCAAAAAATAGCTTTTTCTTTGATCTTCCTTTTCCAGAAGAAGTCACTGTTTCACGTCAAATCTTAGCAGAACCAAGTTCAGATCTTTTTGAAAAAACATGGCTCAGCCTTGCTGATGGAACCCCCCTTCTCACAGCTGCTAACTATGGAAAAGGCGTACTTATTTTTGTCCATATTGCACCTGATCCTACATGGTCAAATCTTCCGCTTTCTGGATTTTTTGCACAAATGTTGCAAAAACTTACCACACTTAGTGCATATGACCAAGAAGCCCCTATACAAACACAGACCATAACTGCACAAAGCCCTTGGCGAACATTAAATGCTGATGGTCAACTACAAATACCCTCC is a genomic window containing:
- a CDS encoding CCA tRNA nucleotidyltransferase, which translates into the protein MSIPQNFRQVGWLQNDHIQTLLCILSLDGEEARIVGGAVRNQLLNQPISDIDIATTCLPQQVIKRVEQEGFKAIPTGVDFGTVTVVIESRCYEVTTLRSDIETDGRYAKVSFCRDWKKDAQRRDFTINALYCDASGQLYDEVGGLNDIESKTIRFIGVAKDRICEDYLRILRFFRFFAWYGEGRPDTQGLKACISLKQGLHKLSSERIWGEMKKLLTASDPTRALLWMRQSGILTLILPETEKWGIDVIHPLVKIERILGWKADPLLRLESLLPPDCVRLHDMAHRLRLSNEEKKRLQEWAKLEMIKSNCSDVCVKKLIYFHGRQPVLDQLSLSLASVCVGILDENEILQKAEYYLQLYHLAQQWQIPTFPISGKDLMKKGLVHGVLLGQKLKELENTWVKSGFLMDRNELLEKIEQ
- a CDS encoding AAA family ATPase: MSQDDTLSNSTEKININKDIKSIVDDIDAAYKKLVTLQKTIDKVIFGQSHVIEYTLTAILAGGHALLVGVPGLAKTRLVETLSLVLGLDGKRIQFTPDLMPSDIIGSEIMDLDKNGKRFFRYIQGPVFAQLLMADEINRASPRTQSALLQAMQEYHVTIAGTRYDLPKPFHVFATQNPLEQEGTYPLPEAQLDRFLMQIDIDYPDLTTERRIILETTGQKSQTVKPVLSTQKLQTIQTIVRKIPISENIVEAILKLVRSARPNEDNPFANTYIAWGPGPRASQALSLCARARALYHGRLSPSLDDIKALAYPVLQHRMALNFSARADNIAVKDIIAKLVKDTL
- a CDS encoding DUF58 domain-containing protein, whose product is MAIGKKVSKKDPLSFIAKLHKDVGNMPHLLLQARLIANTLMAGYYSQRKRGNGDNFWQFRLYVEGESTTHIDWRRSARDEHTYLREREWETAQTVWIWPDQSASMHYCSRFSKISKGNYAIILSLALATLLARDGQYIAIPDLMAPTITSNVAERMAMALTNHQVENSFPDFSAINRFSQVIIISDFLDQSEKIIQHLRILVAKQVNVHLIEVADPAEESFPYKGRTEFFDPETKQKLLLGKAESFRKHYCKLYQKRREKLINFCSHQGWSYHVNTTDRPLKETILQLTNRMNASVPYTGRAL
- a CDS encoding DUF4159 domain-containing protein, which produces MSFEAPLVLLGLLALPFIWWLLRTTPSTPHKELFPPLRLLLKRTNQQETANHTPWWLLLLRLIIIALITIALALPIWNKNPVILSGSQPLALIIDNGWASAEEWKKRITVAKSLLVQAEKHKKDIYLLATAENNTQEIGPLSVEVARQHLMHLQPHPWPVNRVQAFKKLIEKTGKKPLDIAYLSDGLQTNEDKQIFTFIEQLKPKTLLWYSADISNLIGITGIINNDGNMAARVIRAATHDKSMTTLSLYDFKSQLLGRFTVNFHEGETTALVPLNLPLELRNDIAWIKIDNHAQAAATFLIDSRNQISRVALLSPNINEMVQPLLSPLYYVIKALQEHAQIITAGGRELSIDIDHLLKQNPSVFIMGDIANMSKTAEKKLSNFVNKGGVLIRFAGENLSSAEQYDSLLPVPLRSGERYLGSTMSWAKPQKLAPFAKNSFFFDLPFPEEVTVSRQILAEPSSDLFEKTWLSLADGTPLLTAANYGKGVLIFVHIAPDPTWSNLPLSGFFAQMLQKLTTLSAYDQEAPIQTQTITAQSPWRTLNADGQLQIPSPRIAPLVIDVQKPPLPSYDTPPGFYGSKNNLYALNLLNHSSNLMKQLSLPASSGNDLLSYDTQEKHLVGPLLGLASLFLALDSFLVLWIGGAFLFNRRSNMFFLLLLIASFITLLSHLPTTHAQTMEKHDEIMVQAAGVTHLAYVVTNNHEIDTTSKSGLEALSQFIAERTMLSPGSVVALDLDKDELSFYPLIYWPIDADSPMPTQKSLEKINAFMKHGGTVLFDTRDQISTNLNLEETATPATQRLRAILSGLNIPAIEPVSADHVVTRSFYIMPDFPGRYRGSPLWVESSSINKKNKNSIATGDNVSSLLITANNFAGAWALDEKGTWKYPLIPNDPMQRLWAFRAGLNIVIYMLTGNYKADQIHVPALLESFNRKKSQ